From the Sinorhizobium garamanticum genome, one window contains:
- a CDS encoding alpha/beta fold hydrolase, which yields MNIVLVPGFMTDRELWSDMLRRLPTSGQIVHVDPTRAQSIEEMARQALIDAPEQFVLVGFSMGGYVAREMVRLAPRRISSLVLIATSARGDGEIQDRRRSAASAFDPATFRGLSRASLRTSVHPDRENDVELIDRIHAMSVRLGGRVFRQQTMFRRDGDLERLSEIRCATLIVAGTQDRLRSIEEAEELRDGIPGAVMELVEAGHMIPMEAPEELAAILARWLQGRLAQ from the coding sequence ATGAACATCGTCCTTGTCCCCGGGTTCATGACTGACCGCGAACTGTGGTCGGACATGCTCCGTCGGTTGCCGACGAGCGGCCAAATCGTCCATGTCGATCCGACGCGGGCGCAGTCGATTGAGGAAATGGCGAGACAGGCACTGATTGACGCACCAGAGCAGTTCGTGCTCGTCGGTTTCTCCATGGGAGGTTACGTCGCGCGGGAGATGGTACGGCTCGCACCACGGCGGATATCGTCCCTCGTGCTGATCGCTACCTCTGCGCGAGGTGACGGCGAAATTCAAGATCGGCGCAGGTCGGCGGCCTCCGCTTTCGATCCTGCCACATTCCGGGGGCTTAGCCGTGCTTCCCTCCGCACCTCTGTTCACCCGGATCGAGAGAACGATGTTGAATTGATCGATCGGATCCATGCGATGAGCGTTCGCCTCGGTGGCAGAGTTTTTCGGCAGCAGACAATGTTTCGCCGCGATGGCGATCTTGAACGCCTGAGCGAGATCCGCTGCGCCACGCTGATCGTGGCAGGAACACAGGACCGCCTCCGCAGCATCGAGGAGGCCGAAGAACTGCGCGATGGCATCCCTGGCGCGGTCATGGAGTTGGTCGAGGCCGGGCATATGATCCCCATGGAAGCGCCCGAGGAGCTTGCGGCGATCCTGGCACGCTGGCTGCAGGGTCGATTGGCTCAATAA
- a CDS encoding PAS domain S-box protein, whose protein sequence is MCSAEALPKNLESKINALDSPDFRAVLDALPVAVYATDREGIITYFNQAAADLAGREPKLGKDRWCVSWELRRADGSILPHDECPMAQTLKEGRAIRGRGIVAVRPDGTMVPILPYPTPIFDKSGMMTGAINLLVDIGGGLFGHDEPGVFSEESEDAVDALAAHAATAIDNAHSLLASQHDAECRRRAEQDSRYLAAIVESSDDAIISKDLNSIVTSWNKGAERLFGYTADEMIGKPITILIPPGHEDEEPHILDRIRNGVRIDHYETKRQRKDGSLVDISLTISPVRDATGRIIGASKIARNITERKQAEETMEARLREQASLYRLTEKLHRAKGIEEAYDAALDAIRAALNCSRASILLFDQSDTMRFVAWSGLSEHYRHAVDGHSPWTPDARDPDPIFVEDVTGADLSDDLRATIASEGIAALGFIPLITGGRLIGKFMAYYDMPHVFSETEIGLALTIARQLGFSIQRLRAERARHLAEEQLRRNEANERARAAELQAIMEAVPAPIWITRTADCRVIEGNRSAYELLHLPPGSNLSFSAPPEERPSGFQIFSAGRMLSADELPVQRAARGEDVENFEEEIRFVDGKSRHLLGNATPLRNALGEITGAVAAFIDITERKQTEEALRESERRLKMALDAGRMGAWEWNLQSGRVIWSPGLEALHHLEPGTFGGTLADFKRGIHPADLPAVEQAIEKALATREDYHVTYRMRLPDGAIRWMEAFGRFSSSDSAAGERLAGICMDITERKEAEAQRDLLVAELSHRVKNTLATVNSIARQSFSTNPDAHDAQRSFDARIRALAQAHTRLAEARWSGVSLETIFSDELAPYRNEDMDNISLDGPPTTLPPRHALTLGMAAHELATNAAKHGALSVKAGRVSVDWAVDPTENRLCIRWCETGGPPVSPPSHNGFGRLLLERVLASDLGGDVRLEFASQGLNCTIDVPYLRGAE, encoded by the coding sequence ATGTGCAGCGCGGAGGCTCTGCCGAAAAATTTGGAGAGCAAGATCAATGCCTTGGATTCGCCGGATTTTCGGGCGGTGCTGGACGCATTGCCTGTGGCGGTCTACGCCACGGACCGAGAGGGGATCATAACCTACTTCAATCAGGCGGCTGCGGATCTCGCCGGCAGGGAGCCCAAACTCGGCAAGGATCGTTGGTGCGTCAGTTGGGAGCTGCGTCGCGCGGACGGGTCAATTCTGCCCCATGACGAGTGTCCGATGGCCCAGACGCTCAAGGAAGGGCGAGCGATCAGGGGGCGTGGGATTGTGGCTGTGCGGCCGGATGGAACGATGGTTCCGATCCTTCCCTACCCGACACCGATCTTTGACAAGTCGGGAATGATGACGGGGGCGATCAATCTCCTTGTCGATATCGGCGGCGGGCTGTTCGGGCATGATGAACCCGGCGTATTTTCCGAGGAATCCGAGGATGCCGTCGATGCGCTCGCTGCACACGCAGCAACAGCGATCGACAACGCACATTCGTTACTCGCCAGCCAGCATGACGCTGAATGCCGCCGAAGGGCTGAACAGGATTCCAGGTATCTCGCAGCGATCGTCGAGTCCTCCGACGATGCCATCATCAGCAAGGACCTGAACAGCATCGTCACCAGTTGGAACAAGGGAGCCGAGCGCCTGTTTGGGTACACCGCCGATGAAATGATCGGGAAGCCGATCACCATTCTTATACCGCCCGGTCATGAGGATGAGGAGCCTCACATCCTCGATCGCATCCGCAATGGAGTGCGTATCGATCACTACGAAACGAAGCGTCAGCGCAAGGACGGAAGCCTTGTGGATATCTCACTTACGATTTCGCCCGTTCGTGACGCCACAGGCCGCATAATCGGCGCCTCGAAAATCGCCCGCAACATCACGGAACGCAAGCAAGCCGAAGAGACAATGGAAGCGCGGCTGCGCGAGCAGGCTTCGCTCTACCGCCTCACTGAAAAGCTTCATCGCGCCAAGGGCATTGAAGAGGCCTACGACGCGGCGTTGGATGCAATCAGAGCGGCGCTCAACTGCAGTCGCGCGTCGATTCTGTTGTTCGACCAGTCCGATACGATGCGCTTCGTGGCCTGGAGCGGATTGTCAGAACATTACCGTCATGCCGTCGACGGCCATTCTCCGTGGACTCCGGACGCACGTGATCCGGACCCCATCTTCGTTGAAGACGTGACTGGAGCCGACCTTTCCGACGATCTCAGAGCGACAATCGCATCGGAAGGCATTGCCGCACTCGGGTTCATTCCCTTGATTACCGGAGGACGGCTGATCGGCAAGTTCATGGCGTATTACGACATGCCCCATGTGTTCAGCGAGACGGAGATCGGCCTCGCGCTGACAATCGCGCGACAGCTCGGCTTCAGTATCCAACGCTTACGAGCCGAACGGGCAAGGCACCTCGCGGAGGAGCAACTACGACGCAACGAGGCGAACGAACGGGCACGCGCAGCCGAACTGCAGGCTATTATGGAGGCGGTTCCGGCCCCCATCTGGATAACACGAACGGCTGACTGCCGTGTCATCGAAGGTAACCGAAGCGCCTACGAGTTGCTCCACCTGCCACCAGGTTCGAACCTCTCGTTTTCGGCGCCCCCTGAAGAGCGGCCATCCGGGTTTCAGATTTTCTCGGCGGGCAGGATGCTATCGGCCGATGAACTGCCCGTGCAGCGCGCCGCACGCGGAGAAGATGTCGAAAACTTCGAAGAGGAGATCCGGTTCGTAGATGGTAAATCGCGCCATCTCCTCGGCAACGCGACCCCGTTGCGAAACGCCCTTGGGGAAATAACGGGCGCCGTGGCAGCCTTCATCGACATCACGGAGCGCAAGCAGACAGAAGAAGCCCTTCGAGAAAGCGAGCGCCGGCTGAAAATGGCTCTGGATGCCGGGCGGATGGGCGCCTGGGAGTGGAACTTGCAGAGCGGCAGAGTGATCTGGTCACCCGGGCTGGAAGCGCTTCATCATCTCGAGCCGGGAACGTTCGGGGGGACGCTTGCCGATTTCAAGCGTGGTATTCATCCGGCCGATCTTCCGGCCGTCGAACAGGCAATCGAAAAGGCCCTTGCGACCCGCGAGGACTATCATGTCACCTACCGCATGCGCCTTCCCGACGGGGCGATACGCTGGATGGAAGCCTTTGGCCGGTTCTCTTCCTCAGACAGCGCGGCGGGTGAGCGTCTGGCTGGCATTTGCATGGACATCACCGAGCGAAAGGAGGCTGAGGCGCAGAGGGACCTGCTTGTCGCTGAACTCAGCCACCGCGTGAAAAACACGCTGGCCACCGTCAACTCGATCGCACGGCAGTCATTTTCGACGAACCCGGACGCCCACGATGCGCAGCGATCGTTCGATGCCCGCATCCGGGCTTTGGCACAAGCACATACCCGTCTTGCGGAAGCCAGGTGGTCGGGAGTCTCCCTTGAGACCATATTCTCCGACGAGTTGGCTCCCTATCGCAACGAGGACATGGACAACATCTCCCTCGACGGCCCGCCAACGACCCTGCCACCCAGACATGCCCTGACCCTCGGTATGGCCGCGCATGAACTTGCCACCAATGCCGCCAAGCACGGCGCGCTTTCCGTAAAGGCCGGTCGTGTAAGTGTCGATTGGGCTGTCGACCCGACTGAGAACCGGCTTTGCATCCGCTGGTGCGAGACAGGGGGCCCCCCCGTATCGCCGCCAAGCCACAACGGTTTCGGCCGCTTGCTTCTCGAACGGGTCCTCGCTTCCGACCTGGGCGGTGATGTCCGCCTGGAGTTTGCGTCACAAGGGCTGAACTGCACGATCGACGTGCCCTATCTCAGGGGTGCCGAATGA
- a CDS encoding TetR/AcrR family transcriptional regulator, whose protein sequence is MSKPRPEMIAETRAKLLAAARHAFGTVGYAQSSMDDFTAGAGLTRGALYHHFGDKKGLLQAVIQEMDAEMTARLNSVSSQAPTRWQGFVDECVAYIQMALEPEIQRIMFRDGPAVLGDISQWPSTNGCIAALSRSLSQLKADGAIVEVDEEATARLINGASSHAALWIANSEDPQETSKRAVEAFRALLERLKKPDRDTAKARATI, encoded by the coding sequence ATGAGCAAGCCGCGCCCGGAAATGATCGCCGAGACACGCGCGAAGTTGCTTGCCGCGGCCCGGCACGCCTTCGGGACGGTAGGCTATGCGCAATCCTCAATGGATGATTTCACCGCTGGCGCGGGATTGACGCGGGGCGCGCTCTATCACCACTTCGGAGACAAAAAAGGGCTGCTGCAGGCGGTGATTCAAGAGATGGATGCCGAGATGACGGCGCGGTTGAACAGCGTCTCGTCACAGGCGCCGACGCGCTGGCAGGGGTTCGTCGACGAGTGCGTGGCCTATATTCAGATGGCGCTCGAGCCCGAAATTCAACGAATCATGTTTCGCGACGGCCCCGCCGTCCTCGGAGACATATCCCAATGGCCAAGCACCAACGGCTGTATCGCAGCGCTCAGTCGGAGCCTGAGCCAACTCAAGGCGGACGGAGCGATTGTCGAAGTCGATGAGGAAGCGACTGCGCGCTTGATCAACGGCGCCAGCAGCCACGCCGCCTTGTGGATCGCCAACTCGGAGGACCCGCAGGAAACATCAAAAAGGGCGGTGGAGGCCTTCCGCGCATTGCTCGAGCGACTGAAGAAGCCTGATAGAGACACGGCCAAGGCGCGCGCGACGATTTAA
- a CDS encoding response regulator, with protein MTESGGCRVFVVEDEFLVALQIEDDLVAAGYVVVGPFTTLQGSITASREQKFEVATLDLNLRGEFVYPLVDELLERGVPVLLLTGYTAADLPERFRALPRLAKPFDGPELIRQVESLLAAR; from the coding sequence ATGACGGAGTCCGGGGGATGCCGGGTTTTCGTCGTCGAAGACGAATTCCTGGTGGCATTGCAGATCGAGGACGACCTCGTTGCAGCCGGCTACGTCGTCGTGGGCCCTTTCACGACGTTACAGGGATCGATCACCGCGTCACGCGAACAGAAATTCGAAGTCGCCACTCTGGACCTGAATCTACGCGGCGAGTTCGTCTATCCACTCGTTGATGAACTGCTCGAGCGCGGCGTGCCCGTCCTGCTGCTGACGGGCTATACGGCGGCAGATTTACCGGAGCGGTTTCGTGCATTGCCTCGCCTGGCAAAACCGTTCGACGGTCCCGAACTGATCAGACAAGTCGAAAGCCTTCTGGCCGCGAGGTGA
- a CDS encoding sugar-binding protein, giving the protein MRKALLLAVAVLALSAGTAMAQKKQLVIVVKGLDNPFFEAINQGCQKWNKENPDSEYECFYTGPASTSDEAGEAQIVQDMLGKAETAAIAISPSNAKLIAQTLKTANPSIPVMTLDADLAAEDSALRKTYLGTDNYLMGARIAEYIKKAKPNGGKICTIEGNPGADNILRRAQGMRDTLTGQKGLAELKGEGGWTEVAGCPVFTNDDGAKGVQAMTDILAANPDLDAFGIMGGWPLFGAPQPYRDLFKPMADKIAKNEFVIGAADTIGEEVAIAREGLVTALVGQRPFEMGYKAPAVMLDLIAGKPVEDPVFTGLDECTKDTVDTCIQK; this is encoded by the coding sequence ATGAGGAAGGCACTATTGCTTGCCGTTGCCGTCTTGGCACTCAGCGCCGGAACGGCCATGGCCCAGAAGAAACAGCTCGTCATCGTCGTGAAGGGCCTCGACAACCCGTTCTTCGAAGCGATCAACCAGGGTTGCCAGAAGTGGAACAAGGAAAACCCGGATTCGGAATATGAATGCTTCTACACCGGTCCGGCATCGACGTCGGACGAGGCTGGCGAGGCGCAGATCGTCCAGGATATGCTGGGCAAGGCAGAAACGGCCGCCATCGCCATCTCGCCGTCAAACGCAAAACTCATCGCCCAAACGCTAAAAACGGCCAATCCGTCGATTCCGGTTATGACGCTGGATGCGGATCTTGCCGCCGAGGATTCGGCACTGCGCAAGACCTATCTTGGCACCGACAACTACCTGATGGGCGCGCGGATCGCCGAATACATCAAGAAGGCCAAGCCGAATGGCGGTAAGATCTGCACGATCGAAGGTAACCCGGGTGCGGACAATATTCTGCGCCGTGCCCAGGGGATGCGGGACACGCTGACCGGCCAAAAGGGTCTCGCAGAACTGAAGGGCGAAGGCGGCTGGACCGAAGTCGCCGGCTGCCCGGTCTTCACCAATGACGACGGCGCCAAGGGCGTCCAGGCTATGACCGATATCCTTGCCGCCAACCCGGACCTCGATGCCTTCGGCATCATGGGCGGCTGGCCGCTGTTCGGTGCGCCGCAACCCTATCGCGATCTGTTCAAGCCGATGGCCGACAAGATCGCCAAGAACGAGTTCGTCATCGGCGCCGCCGACACCATCGGCGAAGAAGTGGCGATCGCGCGCGAGGGCCTCGTAACAGCGCTCGTCGGCCAGCGGCCGTTCGAGATGGGTTACAAGGCACCAGCGGTGATGCTGGACCTGATCGCCGGCAAGCCCGTCGAAGACCCGGTGTTCACCGGTCTCGACGAATGCACCAAAGATACCGTCGACACCTGCATTCAGAAGTAA
- a CDS encoding helix-turn-helix domain-containing protein, which translates to MSISLESFNNKQAAAVVSNDVAARVRAAREAVGYSIEDLAVTCGLANVEISDIESGLDTNPAKLKRIASALQLPLSDFLTVEI; encoded by the coding sequence ATGTCCATTTCACTCGAAAGTTTTAACAATAAGCAAGCCGCTGCCGTCGTCAGCAACGACGTGGCTGCCCGCGTCCGGGCCGCTCGTGAGGCTGTCGGCTACAGCATCGAGGACCTTGCTGTTACTTGTGGCCTCGCCAACGTCGAAATCAGTGACATTGAAAGCGGCCTGGATACCAATCCGGCAAAGCTGAAGCGTATCGCATCCGCGTTGCAACTGCCGCTATCGGACTTCTTGACCGTGGAAATTTGA
- a CDS encoding MFS transporter yields the protein MSNPYREIFRVRGAKGFSAAGFFARLPIAMAPIGIVAMLSQTHGEYWIAGAVSATFALTNALASPQISRLVDRLGQSTVIAPTTVVSVLAFVALMMGANQDWPAWALFASAFFAGVMPSIPAMLRARWTEIFRDRPELNTAFAFESAADELVYIAGASLSVGLAVALFPEAGMLVSTILLAIGTAAFVLQRSTEPKVRPLEQGVSQASAIRLRPVQIITLALVFVGSMFATAEVSAVAITKELGQANAASLVIGVYAIGSFVVGLVIGALNPRMPLHRQLLIAVSVLAVTALPLLIADTVPLLTVAVFVSGIAISPTFITAFGLIERQVPESMLTEGVTWVMTGIGIGMALGAFVAGWVVDNFGAQNGFFVSVAAGVASVAIIALGQGILAGGRIEATADTLPQPAE from the coding sequence ATGTCTAATCCTTACAGAGAAATATTCAGGGTGCGGGGCGCGAAAGGCTTCTCCGCCGCGGGCTTTTTCGCGCGCTTGCCTATTGCCATGGCACCGATCGGCATTGTCGCCATGCTGTCGCAGACACACGGGGAATATTGGATCGCGGGCGCGGTTTCAGCAACGTTCGCCCTCACGAATGCGCTCGCATCTCCTCAAATCTCGCGGCTGGTTGATCGGCTCGGCCAATCGACAGTCATAGCGCCGACCACAGTGGTCTCGGTCCTGGCTTTTGTTGCTCTCATGATGGGAGCGAACCAGGATTGGCCAGCGTGGGCGTTGTTCGCGTCGGCCTTTTTCGCGGGGGTGATGCCAAGCATCCCGGCGATGTTGCGGGCGCGCTGGACGGAGATATTCCGTGACCGTCCTGAGTTGAACACGGCCTTTGCCTTTGAGTCGGCAGCGGACGAACTGGTTTACATCGCTGGCGCGTCGCTCTCGGTCGGGTTGGCGGTCGCGCTGTTTCCGGAAGCCGGGATGCTGGTCAGCACCATTCTCCTCGCGATCGGAACTGCTGCTTTCGTCCTGCAGCGCTCGACTGAACCGAAAGTGCGTCCTCTGGAGCAAGGCGTTTCCCAAGCATCGGCAATTCGGCTGCGACCGGTGCAGATCATAACGCTCGCACTGGTATTCGTCGGCTCGATGTTTGCTACGGCGGAAGTCAGTGCCGTTGCAATCACGAAAGAGCTTGGGCAGGCAAATGCCGCAAGCCTGGTCATCGGCGTCTACGCGATCGGGTCGTTCGTCGTCGGGCTGGTCATCGGGGCCCTGAACCCCAGGATGCCGCTGCACAGGCAATTGCTGATCGCGGTCAGTGTCCTTGCGGTGACGGCCCTACCGCTGCTTATTGCCGATACGGTACCGCTTCTGACTGTCGCCGTCTTCGTCAGCGGCATCGCCATCTCGCCGACCTTCATCACGGCCTTTGGCTTGATCGAGCGCCAGGTTCCGGAATCAATGCTGACCGAGGGCGTTACATGGGTGATGACGGGCATTGGAATCGGCATGGCGCTCGGGGCCTTCGTCGCGGGCTGGGTAGTCGATAATTTCGGCGCGCAAAACGGCTTCTTCGTATCCGTAGCCGCTGGCGTGGCGTCCGTGGCGATCATCGCATTGGGTCAAGGAATACTGGCCGGAGGCCGAATAGAAGCTACAGCGGACACGCTGCCCCAACCCGCAGAGTAG
- a CDS encoding ABC transporter ATP-binding protein/permease: protein MTNQAGANAAPRPPGAESTTLRDQFDMMRHAFMASPLLKTILWLTTGSFAIIIATAIGQIILNRWNRPFFDAIERRDLDAFFYQLLLFVAIAGGLLVLNVTQQWLNQMVRLKLREGLTLDLINEWMRPLRAFRLANSGAMGINPDQRMQEDAGHLADLTTDLGFGLLQSSILLISFVSVLWALSAGFVFHIGGYSLEIPGYMVWAAILYAGSASWLSWLVGRRLIVLNGDRYGREAELRFSLMHVSEHIDAISLAGGETGERRRLELDLATVLGAMRNIFRAQINLAWVQDGYGWVTVVAPILVAAPVYFAGEISFGGLMMAVGAFNQVHTSLKWFVANISAIADWRATLLRVAAFRRALIMTDVLHDAEKRIEFVENDTNKLTFDNLEVASSSGRTRLSEPHIEIGAGQRVVISGDPRAGKTLLFRALARLWPWGSGRVGLPAGEMVAFIPRSPYFPRGKLRNALSYPRAGDFSDASLVAALSKVGLDQLTTLLDREARWERELSDDEQRSLAFARLVLHRPRWVIIDEALETMDGEAMKLALSIFEDDLRDTAVVKIGRTPRNGPLFSRVIHLVKDAEGPVLKPIHLGGSVHEKELAASAP from the coding sequence ATGACGAATCAAGCCGGAGCGAACGCAGCCCCCAGACCCCCGGGCGCGGAGAGCACGACCCTCCGAGACCAGTTCGACATGATGCGCCACGCCTTCATGGCGTCCCCGCTGCTGAAGACAATCCTATGGCTTACGACCGGCAGCTTCGCGATCATCATCGCGACAGCAATCGGACAGATCATCCTCAACCGTTGGAACCGGCCTTTTTTTGACGCGATCGAGCGGCGCGATCTCGACGCCTTTTTCTATCAGCTCTTATTGTTTGTCGCCATCGCCGGTGGCCTGCTGGTGCTCAATGTCACGCAGCAATGGCTTAACCAGATGGTGCGATTGAAGCTGCGCGAGGGGCTGACGCTCGACCTGATCAACGAATGGATGCGGCCGCTGCGCGCCTTCCGGCTTGCCAACTCCGGCGCAATGGGCATCAATCCGGACCAGAGAATGCAGGAAGACGCCGGGCATCTTGCCGATCTCACCACGGACCTCGGTTTCGGCCTTCTGCAGTCGTCCATCCTGCTCATATCTTTCGTGAGCGTTCTCTGGGCGCTGTCGGCGGGCTTTGTTTTCCACATCGGTGGCTACTCGCTCGAGATCCCGGGCTACATGGTCTGGGCAGCGATCCTTTACGCCGGCTCGGCATCCTGGCTGAGTTGGCTTGTCGGGCGGCGGCTGATCGTCTTGAATGGTGACCGCTACGGACGCGAAGCGGAACTGCGTTTCTCGCTGATGCATGTCAGCGAACATATCGACGCCATATCGCTCGCCGGCGGCGAGACCGGCGAGCGGCGGCGTCTGGAGCTCGATCTCGCGACCGTGCTCGGCGCCATGCGCAACATCTTCCGTGCCCAGATCAATCTTGCCTGGGTCCAGGACGGCTATGGCTGGGTCACGGTCGTCGCGCCGATCCTGGTCGCCGCGCCCGTCTATTTCGCCGGCGAAATCAGCTTCGGCGGCCTGATGATGGCCGTCGGCGCCTTCAACCAGGTTCATACATCGCTCAAATGGTTCGTCGCAAATATCAGCGCCATCGCCGACTGGCGGGCGACGCTTCTGCGCGTCGCGGCCTTCCGTCGCGCGCTGATCATGACCGACGTCCTGCACGACGCGGAAAAACGGATCGAGTTCGTCGAGAATGACACAAACAAGCTGACCTTCGACAATCTCGAGGTCGCGTCGTCGAGCGGGCGCACCAGGCTTTCCGAACCGCATATCGAGATCGGCGCGGGTCAGCGCGTGGTGATCAGCGGCGACCCCCGCGCAGGAAAGACGCTGCTCTTCCGGGCGCTCGCAAGGCTTTGGCCCTGGGGCAGCGGGCGCGTCGGGTTGCCGGCTGGCGAGATGGTCGCGTTCATCCCGCGCTCCCCCTATTTCCCGCGGGGCAAACTGCGCAACGCGCTTTCCTATCCGCGTGCCGGTGACTTCTCGGATGCGAGCCTTGTTGCGGCACTTTCGAAAGTCGGGCTTGATCAGTTGACCACGCTGCTCGATCGTGAAGCGCGCTGGGAGCGCGAACTCAGCGATGACGAACAACGTTCACTCGCCTTCGCACGGCTTGTTCTCCATCGGCCGCGTTGGGTGATCATCGATGAGGCGCTCGAGACGATGGATGGGGAAGCGATGAAGCTGGCCCTATCCATCTTCGAGGACGACCTCCGCGATACGGCCGTCGTCAAAATTGGCCGTACGCCGAGGAATGGACCACTGTTCTCCCGTGTCATCCATCTCGTGAAGGACGCCGAAGGCCCCGTGCTGAAACCCATTCACCTTGGCGGTAGTGTGCACGAGAAGGAACTCGCGGCGAGCGCGCCTTGA
- a CDS encoding family 16 glycosylhydrolase, translating to MSRTVLNAVGKTLYYSGSSTAWFSATGSGPTLYGTSGNDSIWGDSSVNVTMIGGKGDDIYYLYSGINRAYEAPGEGVDTINTWMSYTLPNNFENLTVTGNGRFAFGNDGDNIITGGSGSQTIDGDGGNDVLIGAGGTDIFVFSKGNGSDLITDFSSNDIVRLNGYGLTSFDQLLENMVQEGGNLRLSFANGESLVFADTTVDELQAGQFQLSLDRSALTQTFSDDFNTLRLRDGASGIWDAKFWWAPEKGSTLTGNGELQWYINPAYQPTASANPFSINNGVLTITAAPASDAIQAQINGYDYTSGLLTTHSSFAQTYGYFEIRADMPNDQGAWPAFWLLPADGSWPPELDVVEMRGQDPNTVIATVHSNETGSQTSIASAVKVADTSGFHKYGVLWTEEEIVWYFDDAAIARADTPSDMHDPMYMLVNLAVGGIAGTPTDGLVDGAEMKIDYIRAYSLDPDWQI from the coding sequence ATGAGCAGAACTGTGCTGAACGCCGTGGGCAAAACGCTGTACTACAGCGGAAGTTCGACGGCATGGTTTTCCGCCACAGGATCAGGCCCGACACTCTACGGGACGTCCGGTAACGATTCCATCTGGGGCGACAGTTCCGTCAATGTCACCATGATCGGCGGCAAGGGCGACGACATCTATTATCTCTATTCCGGGATCAATCGAGCATACGAGGCTCCAGGCGAGGGTGTCGATACGATCAACACCTGGATGAGCTACACGCTGCCGAACAATTTCGAGAACCTGACCGTCACCGGCAACGGTCGTTTCGCCTTCGGCAATGACGGCGACAACATCATCACCGGTGGCTCCGGCAGCCAGACGATCGACGGTGATGGCGGTAATGACGTCCTGATCGGGGCGGGCGGCACGGACATCTTTGTCTTCTCAAAGGGCAATGGCAGCGATCTGATCACCGATTTCAGTTCGAATGATATCGTGCGGCTTAACGGCTATGGCCTAACTTCGTTCGACCAACTCCTCGAAAATATGGTGCAGGAAGGTGGCAATCTCCGGCTTAGCTTCGCCAACGGCGAGAGCCTGGTCTTCGCCGATACGACCGTCGACGAACTGCAAGCAGGCCAGTTCCAGTTGAGCCTCGACCGGTCTGCTCTGACGCAGACCTTTTCCGACGATTTCAATACCCTGCGGCTTCGTGACGGTGCGAGCGGTATCTGGGATGCCAAATTCTGGTGGGCACCCGAAAAGGGAAGCACGCTCACCGGTAACGGCGAACTGCAATGGTATATAAACCCGGCCTATCAGCCGACGGCTTCCGCTAATCCGTTTTCCATCAACAACGGTGTCCTGACGATCACCGCAGCGCCGGCGTCCGATGCCATTCAGGCTCAGATCAACGGTTACGACTACACATCGGGCCTGCTCACGACCCATTCCTCCTTTGCCCAGACCTACGGCTATTTCGAGATTCGTGCTGACATGCCGAACGACCAAGGCGCCTGGCCGGCCTTCTGGCTGCTCCCGGCCGACGGCTCCTGGCCGCCGGAATTGGATGTTGTGGAAATGCGCGGGCAGGATCCGAATACCGTCATCGCCACCGTCCATTCCAACGAAACCGGGTCGCAGACCAGCATTGCCAGCGCCGTCAAGGTTGCCGATACCAGCGGGTTTCACAAATACGGAGTGCTTTGGACGGAAGAGGAGATCGTCTGGTACTTCGATGACGCCGCGATCGCACGCGCCGACACGCCCTCGGACATGCACGATCCGATGTACATGCTCGTGAATCTCGCCGTCGGAGGTATCGCGGGCACACCGACCGACGGCCTTGTCGATGGGGCTGAAATGAAGATCGACTATATCAGGGCCTATTCGCTCGATCCGGACTGGCAGATCTAA